In Deltaproteobacteria bacterium, a single genomic region encodes these proteins:
- a CDS encoding DUF4292 domain-containing protein: protein MRIWLLSLLFFLVISGCATLPLLPPETPSPEFLLHQIRTRLQTLEGLKGLAQVKVSAAEKSFHAQEVLFVRRPGWLRAESLGPLGTPQFYLVTDGRELSLYNPGENRYYWGWATAKHLSLALPLALEPEEVVSLLLGAPLLIDYDLASTRRDGEEGLWTVELASTSRRERQILWVNPFSWHILRAEFYRPALSQRLIFEDFRRIQGFLFPQKIQFTSFEPVARLTVEYLEMELNPRWTAQDFQLPVPRGTTVIPLQ from the coding sequence ATGAGGATTTGGCTTCTTAGCCTCCTATTTTTTTTGGTTATCAGTGGTTGCGCCACTCTTCCCCTCCTTCCCCCCGAAACGCCCTCACCCGAATTTCTTCTGCATCAAATCAGGACCCGCCTCCAAACCTTGGAAGGCTTGAAAGGCCTGGCCCAGGTGAAAGTTTCTGCGGCGGAAAAAAGCTTTCATGCGCAGGAAGTCCTTTTTGTTCGTCGACCGGGATGGCTGCGAGCAGAAAGTTTGGGCCCTCTGGGCACACCCCAATTCTATTTGGTCACGGATGGCCGCGAGTTGAGTCTATATAATCCTGGAGAGAATAGGTACTATTGGGGCTGGGCCACGGCCAAGCATCTTTCCTTGGCCCTCCCGTTAGCCCTGGAGCCGGAAGAAGTCGTCTCCCTTCTTTTAGGTGCCCCCCTTTTGATCGATTACGACTTAGCCTCCACTCGCCGAGATGGGGAGGAAGGTCTTTGGACCGTAGAACTTGCTTCTACCTCGCGCAGAGAGCGCCAGATTCTTTGGGTAAATCCTTTTTCCTGGCATATTCTTCGGGCCGAATTTTACCGGCCTGCCTTATCCCAACGCCTAATTTTTGAAGACTTTCGCCGCATCCAAGGTTTCCTCTTCCCCCAAAAAATCCAGTTTACGTCCTTCGAACCGGTGGCCCGGCTCACGGTGGAATACCTCGAGATGGAATTAAACCCCCGCTGGACGGCACAAGATTTTCAGCTTCCGGTGCCCCGGGGAACTACGGTCATCCCTTTGCAATAA
- the dinB gene encoding DNA polymerase IV, which produces MNRKIIHIDMDAFYAAVEQRDNPSLRGLPVIVAGEAEKRGVVSAASYEARVFGVRSAMPTSQAKRLCPQGIFLPVRMDRYQEVSEQILAILTEFTPLVEPLSLDESYLDVTGSEKLFGPPLKIAQEIKRRIYETTGLTASAGIAPNKFLAKIASDFKKPDGLVAIKPGEVEEFLRELPIAKLGGVGKSTAEVLQGLGIFKVGQLANHPPALIEKKLGKFGLELVTLSRGQDDRPVTPHAEPKSISQEETFTPDLHHWPVMKKVLLEQSERVGWELRKQKLKGYTVQLKVRYPDFSLVTRSATLPSPTDQGMAIYQTAIKLLDKTEALKKRARLLGVGVSNLRRRDTPEQLSLFHSHQKKGERSTAAVDQIWEKFGPQAIQRASLIEKKDDEEMRG; this is translated from the coding sequence GCGGTGGAGCAACGGGACAACCCTTCTCTTCGGGGGTTGCCTGTGATCGTAGCAGGGGAAGCTGAAAAGAGAGGGGTTGTCTCAGCTGCATCTTATGAAGCCCGCGTTTTTGGTGTACGCTCGGCAATGCCCACTTCTCAGGCCAAAAGGCTCTGTCCCCAGGGAATCTTTTTACCCGTCAGAATGGATCGCTATCAGGAAGTCTCTGAGCAGATCTTGGCCATTCTAACAGAATTTACTCCCCTGGTCGAACCCCTCTCGTTGGATGAATCCTATTTAGACGTCACGGGGAGCGAAAAACTTTTCGGACCCCCATTAAAGATTGCGCAAGAAATTAAACGCCGGATTTACGAAACAACCGGTCTTACGGCCTCGGCTGGAATTGCCCCGAATAAATTTCTGGCCAAAATCGCTTCCGATTTTAAAAAACCCGACGGCTTGGTGGCAATCAAGCCCGGGGAAGTGGAAGAATTTCTTCGAGAACTGCCTATAGCAAAACTGGGGGGTGTCGGCAAGTCTACCGCAGAAGTTTTACAAGGCTTGGGGATATTCAAGGTCGGGCAATTGGCTAACCACCCTCCCGCGCTCATCGAAAAAAAATTAGGGAAATTTGGCCTGGAGCTTGTCACCCTGTCCAGGGGGCAAGATGATCGACCCGTAACCCCCCATGCGGAACCCAAGTCCATCAGTCAGGAAGAAACTTTTACCCCGGACCTTCACCATTGGCCAGTGATGAAAAAAGTCCTCTTAGAACAATCGGAACGAGTCGGATGGGAGCTTCGTAAACAAAAATTAAAAGGTTACACTGTCCAATTGAAGGTTCGTTATCCTGACTTCAGTTTAGTGACCCGGAGTGCGACTCTTCCATCTCCCACGGATCAAGGAATGGCCATATACCAGACCGCGATCAAACTCCTGGATAAGACCGAAGCTCTAAAAAAAAGGGCCAGGCTTCTCGGCGTGGGGGTATCCAATCTGCGCCGACGCGACACCCCTGAGCAACTTTCCCTCTTTCATTCCCATCAAAAAAAGGGCGAACGCTCCACCGCAGCTGTGGACCAAATCTGGGAAAAATTCGGGCCCCAGGCTATCCAAAGGGCATCTTTGATCGAGAAAAAAGACGATGAGGAAATGAGGGGATGA
- the cdaA gene encoding diadenylate cyclase CdaA gives MLAYLKEILASMRWQDLMDILLITFILYRLYVWLQGTRALRILIALAALGLLYLLARWSGLFITTWILQYLWAVILVIMVVVFQSEIRQVLERMSPLNFFLGQPETLDRLALEEVVRTAFELAKNRIGALIVFQRRDILEDHLKGGIPLDGRISFEVLSSIFIPSSPAHDGAVIIHGGRIVSVGCYLPLSDNPALPRNYGSRHRAGIGITEKCDAISLIVSEERGEVLLAVEGEITRMGNPGDLQERLGSMLFKVERKKNRWPSALTANLVPKGIAFALVLVLWGFIAGQQRTEMWLTVPLEYRNIPTNMEIAGELVNKVEVGIRGPRGVISGVSQDQVRAHIDLSQGLRGLNYARITTDNIRIPVGTEVTKINPSSMRIRLEDVKTRSVQVKAQFIGKLPQPLRLETVWVEPRFVVLQGPESRLTKVREVLTEPIDLSSITENTKISVGVDVNFPQIRLAPNQPSHVTVEIKIGKGS, from the coding sequence GTGCTTGCTTATCTGAAAGAAATCCTTGCCAGTATGCGCTGGCAGGATTTAATGGACATCCTGTTAATTACCTTTATCCTCTACCGGCTGTATGTTTGGTTGCAGGGAACTAGAGCCTTGCGCATCCTGATTGCCCTCGCTGCCCTGGGCCTTCTTTATCTTCTGGCCCGGTGGTCCGGCCTCTTTATAACTACTTGGATCTTGCAATACCTCTGGGCCGTCATCCTGGTTATCATGGTGGTGGTCTTCCAATCGGAGATTCGTCAAGTCCTGGAACGGATGAGCCCGCTGAATTTTTTCTTGGGGCAGCCCGAAACCCTGGATCGATTGGCCCTGGAAGAAGTAGTGCGAACCGCTTTTGAATTGGCCAAGAATCGAATCGGAGCTCTTATCGTCTTTCAGCGGCGGGACATTCTGGAAGATCATCTGAAGGGAGGAATTCCCCTTGACGGCCGGATAAGCTTCGAGGTTCTTTCCAGTATTTTTATACCTTCCTCACCAGCCCATGACGGGGCGGTAATCATCCATGGAGGAAGAATCGTATCGGTGGGGTGTTATCTTCCTCTTTCGGACAACCCAGCCCTGCCGCGGAATTATGGAAGCCGGCACCGGGCAGGAATCGGTATCACCGAAAAGTGTGATGCCATCTCTCTAATCGTCTCGGAAGAAAGAGGAGAAGTTTTATTGGCGGTCGAGGGAGAAATTACCCGCATGGGTAACCCTGGTGATCTCCAGGAACGTTTGGGGTCGATGCTTTTCAAGGTAGAAAGGAAAAAAAATCGTTGGCCATCCGCTTTAACTGCCAACCTGGTACCCAAGGGCATTGCCTTTGCTCTGGTGCTTGTGCTTTGGGGTTTTATCGCCGGACAACAACGGACGGAAATGTGGTTAACCGTTCCCTTAGAATACCGCAATATACCGACGAATATGGAAATTGCCGGGGAATTGGTCAACAAGGTTGAAGTCGGCATCCGCGGGCCGCGCGGGGTGATTTCGGGCGTTAGCCAGGATCAGGTAAGGGCCCATATAGACTTATCCCAAGGCCTGCGCGGCTTGAATTATGCCCGCATCACAACGGACAATATCCGCATTCCAGTGGGAACAGAGGTCACCAAGATCAACCCATCTTCGATGCGCATCAGGTTAGAAGACGTGAAGACTCGTTCGGTTCAGGTCAAGGCTCAGTTCATCGGCAAGCTTCCGCAACCCCTGCGCTTAGAGACCGTCTGGGTAGAGCCTCGTTTTGTTGTCCTCCAAGGGCCTGAGAGCCGCTTGACCAAAGTTCGAGAAGTCTTGACCGAGCCCATAGACTTGTCCAGTATAACAGAAAATACGAAAATCTCCGTAGGAGTGGATGTCAATTTTCCCCAAATTCGCCTGGCCCCCAACCAACCTTCCCACGTTACCGTGGAGATCAAAATCGGAAAAGGCTCCTGA
- a CDS encoding tetratricopeptide repeat protein, with amino-acid sequence MSFMRRAFFYLLISFLAPACATIKPIPSSTKDFLPPGPAAKSYYHFLLAQLYQRTGDIDQAANQYLKALEHDQSSAYLHIHLAALYLKKGLPEKALHEGEKAIQVNPNSVPAHLLLGGLYLSLQQHEKAIQAYQKAIQLEPQSQEAYLFMGTLYAEQKDYDKAETNFQALLAIDPHSLMGHYYLARVYAEMKRFEEAKKHYQASLEIKPHFEPALMDLALIHEIQQANEKAIKIYQEILTLNPSNSEAHERLGQVFIRQNKLNEALTEFHAAEKLAINNTEVRTKIGLIYFEQGRLDEAIEQFSFVLSSQPDNDRVRYYLGTAYEEKKELDRAAEEFKRIPPSSSLYVDSQIHLAYVYDKQNKAEAAISALQAAIRAKSDNPELYRFLASFYEKTNQFEEGIRLLKKALELAPQDEKTLFNLGVFYDKSGNWQEGITQMRKVLEVNPNHAQALNYIGYTFAEKGINLDEAEGLIQRALELKPNDGYITDSLGWVYFKKGAMEKAVVELEKAHRLAPDDPIIAEHLGDAYAHSKLFDKAIEMYERANKLDPKKSELKEKIKKLQKEKKRE; translated from the coding sequence ATGTCCTTCATGAGAAGGGCTTTTTTTTATCTACTCATTTCCTTTCTGGCGCCCGCCTGCGCTACGATAAAACCCATTCCATCCTCAACCAAAGATTTTTTGCCACCGGGGCCTGCCGCCAAATCTTATTATCACTTTTTGCTTGCCCAACTCTATCAAAGAACTGGCGACATCGATCAGGCTGCCAACCAGTACCTTAAAGCCCTGGAACACGATCAAAGTTCTGCTTACCTCCATATTCATCTGGCAGCCCTATATCTCAAGAAAGGCCTTCCGGAAAAGGCTTTGCACGAAGGGGAAAAAGCCATCCAGGTCAACCCAAACAGCGTCCCCGCCCATCTGCTCCTGGGGGGTTTATACCTCTCTCTCCAGCAGCACGAAAAGGCGATCCAAGCCTACCAGAAAGCAATCCAGCTCGAACCCCAAAGCCAGGAAGCCTACCTCTTTATGGGAACCCTTTACGCCGAGCAGAAAGATTACGATAAAGCCGAAACCAACTTCCAAGCCCTTTTAGCCATTGATCCCCATTCCTTAATGGGCCATTACTACCTGGCTCGAGTCTATGCCGAGATGAAACGTTTCGAGGAGGCCAAGAAACACTACCAGGCTTCTCTGGAGATCAAACCCCATTTCGAACCTGCTCTTATGGATTTGGCCTTGATCCATGAAATTCAGCAAGCAAACGAAAAGGCCATCAAGATTTACCAAGAGATCTTAACCCTAAATCCTTCGAATTCGGAAGCCCATGAGCGGCTGGGTCAGGTCTTCATCCGTCAAAACAAGCTTAACGAAGCGCTGACCGAGTTTCATGCCGCAGAAAAATTAGCCATCAACAATACAGAGGTGCGGACGAAGATCGGACTTATCTACTTTGAACAAGGGCGCCTGGACGAAGCCATTGAACAGTTCTCCTTTGTCCTCTCCTCCCAACCGGATAATGATCGGGTACGATATTACTTGGGAACGGCTTATGAGGAGAAAAAAGAATTGGACCGCGCCGCGGAAGAGTTTAAACGAATCCCACCATCCTCTTCCCTTTACGTCGATTCCCAGATTCATCTGGCTTATGTCTACGATAAACAGAACAAAGCCGAGGCGGCTATCTCTGCTCTGCAGGCAGCCATCCGGGCCAAATCGGACAACCCCGAACTTTACCGCTTTTTAGCCTCTTTCTACGAGAAAACCAACCAGTTTGAGGAGGGAATCCGCCTGCTCAAAAAAGCATTGGAGTTGGCTCCCCAAGACGAAAAAACTCTTTTTAACCTCGGGGTCTTCTACGACAAATCCGGAAACTGGCAGGAAGGGATTACCCAGATGCGTAAAGTTCTGGAAGTGAATCCCAATCATGCCCAGGCTCTCAATTATATCGGCTATACCTTTGCCGAAAAAGGAATTAACTTGGATGAAGCGGAGGGCCTCATCCAGCGGGCCTTAGAGTTAAAGCCCAACGATGGTTACATCACCGACAGTCTGGGTTGGGTTTACTTCAAAAAGGGAGCAATGGAAAAAGCTGTGGTGGAATTGGAAAAAGCTCACCGCTTGGCTCCGGATGATCCGATTATTGCCGAGCATCTGGGAGATGCTTATGCCCACAGCAAGCTGTTCGATAAAGCCATCGAGATGTATGAACGGGCCAATAAATTGGACCCCAAAAAATCTGAGTTGAAAGAAAAGATAAAAAAATTGCAAAAAGAAAAGAAACGCGAATGA
- the ybgF gene encoding tol-pal system protein YbgF — protein MNRFFLLALILLGLLSCGGCATQNDLEALQRDTNNNTKELLALQRNLYDSNSEIKNLSTKTDTLGKKINDLHQEMTTLGAETKTKIGFLEKEMETASQPMRRYQADLGARLDKLQMEVQNLMGRFEESKYFAQKTFGETKTFKEAYQGKLDELDKRMAALNKRVEEWEKKIAAESRAPKGEAETGEEKPSAIEAPPAQGEPTKKQVPSQKAEPEGKKVVASPDEVYKKAYEQFTKGNVGGAKAGFKRLLEGYPKSKYAENAHYWLGECYFAEKKYDEAILEFDEVIKKYPKGNKVPDALFRQGIAFLEMKDTINAKLILKEVVKRFPKSDQANRARKKLKEIG, from the coding sequence ATGAATCGCTTCTTTTTACTCGCTCTTATTTTGCTTGGTTTATTATCTTGCGGCGGATGCGCCACCCAAAACGACCTGGAAGCCCTCCAGCGCGACACGAACAATAACACCAAAGAACTTTTGGCCCTCCAGCGGAATCTCTATGATTCAAATTCAGAGATTAAAAACCTTTCCACCAAGACGGATACCTTGGGAAAAAAGATCAATGATCTGCACCAAGAAATGACTACCCTGGGGGCGGAGACCAAGACGAAAATCGGGTTCTTGGAAAAAGAGATGGAGACTGCCAGCCAACCCATGCGCCGCTACCAGGCAGACCTGGGAGCCCGGCTGGATAAACTCCAGATGGAAGTGCAAAATCTGATGGGACGGTTTGAAGAAAGTAAATACTTTGCCCAGAAGACTTTTGGGGAGACCAAAACCTTCAAAGAGGCCTACCAGGGGAAACTCGACGAATTGGATAAACGCATGGCGGCCCTGAACAAAAGGGTGGAAGAATGGGAGAAGAAAATAGCGGCCGAAAGTAGGGCTCCCAAGGGAGAAGCGGAAACCGGGGAAGAAAAACCTTCAGCTATCGAGGCCCCCCCAGCCCAAGGTGAGCCTACCAAAAAACAGGTTCCCTCCCAGAAAGCGGAACCGGAAGGGAAAAAAGTTGTAGCCTCTCCTGATGAGGTTTACAAGAAAGCTTACGAACAATTTACCAAGGGCAATGTCGGGGGAGCCAAAGCAGGTTTCAAGAGATTGCTGGAGGGTTACCCCAAGTCCAAGTATGCTGAAAACGCTCATTACTGGCTGGGAGAATGCTATTTTGCCGAAAAAAAGTATGATGAAGCCATCTTGGAATTCGATGAAGTGATTAAAAAATATCCCAAGGGGAACAAGGTTCCCGACGCGCTATTCCGCCAAGGGATAGCCTTCCTGGAGATGAAGGATACAATTAACGCCAAACTGATATTAAAAGAAGTCGTCAAACGCTTTCCTAAATCAGACCAAGCCAATCGTGCTCGCAAGAAATTGAAAGAAATCGGATAA
- the thiD gene encoding bifunctional hydroxymethylpyrimidine kinase/phosphomethylpyrimidine kinase — MIPRILTVAGSDSGGGAGIQADLKTIAVLGGFGMSAVTAVTAQNTQGVMGIHEVPADFVRQQMEAVITDIGVDAMKTGMLGNSKIIRAVSQIIRQYRLAPVVVDPVMVAKSGTRLLSPEAEQVLRQELLPLAQVIVPNLPESEALIGKKIKGWKGMQEAAILIHRMGAKNVLIKGGHLSGDPVDVFFDGRKFFDLKGNRLITPHTHGTGCTISAAIAVELAKGSPVLEAVEKAKAFVTAAIQFSLPLGHGQGPVNPFAWATREIERYQIIQKLKQAFQTLRERKVGYLFPEVQSNLGFALPYSRSPEDVAAFPGRFVHWGNEVGKVADPEFGASQHIAKIILTAMTYDAEMRSAMNVRFAEEILRRAKKTGLAIGHFDRQDEPAGVKRREGSSLSWGVQRVLQKSKSIPDIIFDRGGMGKEPMIRVLGRDPEDVVAKVIRLG; from the coding sequence ATGATACCGAGAATTTTAACGGTAGCCGGGTCAGATTCTGGTGGTGGCGCTGGAATTCAAGCAGACTTGAAGACCATCGCCGTTCTGGGGGGATTTGGGATGAGCGCTGTAACGGCCGTGACGGCCCAGAATACCCAGGGAGTGATGGGCATCCATGAAGTGCCGGCGGATTTCGTTAGGCAGCAAATGGAGGCGGTGATTACGGACATTGGCGTGGATGCAATGAAGACGGGAATGCTGGGGAACTCAAAAATTATCCGGGCCGTCAGTCAGATAATTCGCCAATATCGTCTTGCCCCAGTGGTTGTAGATCCGGTGATGGTTGCTAAAAGTGGCACCCGGCTTCTTTCTCCAGAAGCGGAACAGGTTCTCCGCCAAGAACTCCTTCCCCTGGCGCAGGTGATTGTTCCCAACCTTCCAGAAAGTGAAGCCCTCATCGGAAAAAAAATTAAAGGGTGGAAAGGAATGCAAGAAGCGGCCATCCTGATCCACAGGATGGGGGCGAAGAATGTGCTCATCAAGGGCGGGCATCTTTCCGGAGATCCGGTGGATGTTTTTTTTGATGGCCGAAAATTTTTTGATCTCAAGGGCAACCGCCTAATCACGCCTCATACCCACGGGACGGGATGCACAATTTCCGCCGCCATCGCTGTGGAATTGGCCAAAGGAAGCCCGGTCTTGGAAGCAGTGGAAAAGGCCAAAGCCTTCGTCACTGCGGCCATCCAATTTTCTTTGCCTTTAGGGCACGGGCAGGGTCCCGTCAATCCTTTTGCTTGGGCGACCCGGGAAATCGAGCGGTATCAAATTATCCAGAAACTTAAGCAGGCTTTCCAAACCCTGCGGGAGAGGAAGGTGGGGTACCTTTTCCCAGAGGTACAGTCAAACTTGGGATTTGCCCTTCCCTATTCCCGAAGCCCAGAAGACGTCGCCGCCTTTCCTGGCAGGTTCGTTCACTGGGGAAATGAGGTCGGCAAGGTAGCCGACCCAGAATTCGGTGCTTCTCAGCATATCGCCAAAATTATCCTTACCGCCATGACCTATGATGCGGAGATGCGCTCTGCCATGAACGTACGATTCGCGGAAGAAATTTTAAGACGGGCGAAGAAGACTGGCTTGGCGATCGGCCATTTCGACCGCCAAGATGAACCGGCAGGGGTGAAGCGAAGGGAAGGCTCTTCTCTTTCTTGGGGGGTCCAAAGGGTTTTGCAAAAATCCAAATCCATCCCCGACATCATCTTTGACCGGGGGGGTATGGGGAAAGAACCCATGATCCGAGTTCTGGGGCGAGATCCCGAAGATGTCGTGGCCAAGGTCATCCGCCTAGGTTGA
- a CDS encoding OmpA family protein, translated as QFAFDDYTLSTKSKENVEKLAAWMSKSPTEKIQIEGHTCDIGTAEYNLALGERRANSAQKYLEGMGIASARMSTISYGEERPLVPNKNEAERSKNRRDEFIKTK; from the coding sequence TTCAGTTTGCTTTCGATGATTACACCCTCTCCACCAAATCGAAAGAAAACGTAGAGAAACTCGCCGCATGGATGTCCAAAAGTCCCACCGAGAAAATTCAGATCGAAGGGCATACCTGTGACATCGGGACAGCCGAATACAACCTGGCCCTGGGTGAGCGGCGGGCCAACAGCGCCCAAAAATACTTGGAAGGGATGGGGATAGCCTCGGCAAGGATGTCTACCATCAGTTACGGAGAAGAAAGACCTCTGGTCCCCAACAAAAACGAGGCCGAACGTTCTAAGAACCGCCGGGATGAATTTATTAAGACCAAATAA